A single genomic interval of Lathyrus oleraceus cultivar Zhongwan6 chromosome 7, CAAS_Psat_ZW6_1.0, whole genome shotgun sequence harbors:
- the LOC127105305 gene encoding histone H3.2: MARTKQTARKSTGGKAPRKQLATKAARKSAPATGGVKKPHRFRPGTVALREIRKYQKSTELLIRKLPFQRLVREIAQDFKTDLRFQSSAVSALQEAAEAYLVGLFEDTNLCAIHAKRVTIMPKDIQLARRIRGERA; encoded by the coding sequence ATGGCACGGACCAAGCAAACTGCTCGCAAGTCCACCGGCGGCAAAGCCCCAAGGAAGCAACTGGCAACCAAAGCCGCTCGCAAGTCTGCTCCAGCCACCGGAGGAGTGAAGAAGCCACATCGTTTCAGGCCAGGAACCGTCGCTCTCCGTGAGATCCGCAAGTACCAGAAGAGTACTGAGCTTTTGATCCGCAAACTTCCTTTCCAGCGTCTTGTTCGTGAGATCGCTCAAGATTTCAAGACTGACCTCCGTTTCCAGAGCTCCGCCGTGTCGGCACTCCAGGAAGCAGCCGAGGCTTACCTCGTTGGACTCTTTGAGGACACAAATCTCTGCGCAATTCACGCCAAGCGTGTCACTATCATGCCCAAGGATATTCAGCTCGCTAGGCGTATTAGAGGCGAGCGTGCCTGA